From a single Kryptolebias marmoratus isolate JLee-2015 linkage group LG6, ASM164957v2, whole genome shotgun sequence genomic region:
- the nr1i2 gene encoding nuclear receptor subfamily 1 group I member 2 isoform X1, with protein sequence MSEEAAGIQTLSMQTEEDEDEDEEGKQTEDDEPRVCGVCGDLAKGYHFNALTCEGCKGFFRRTIKRSSPLRCPFLNNCVITKNNRRSCQACRFHKCQAIGMRKEMVMSKEEVLERRIRRRKKNTCDALTQLSSQQETIIQELLSNHRSTFDSAFSRFTGFRPMDREILAESEPNQSDLLTNCPTKTCTPAGKSSPDPTMSSHTCSLSSSSSLSSSSSSSLSCLPDSPEKQKDCKSDKKHCVYTALPHVADLTTYMIQDIIRFSKSLQDFRSLTIEDQISLLKGATFEIMQIRFNMVFNVSTSNWECGHITYCIHDGMRAGFQPLLLEPMFKFHHTLRKLDLQEEEYVLIQAMSLFSPDRPGVQQHGPIDRVHEDLALTLKTWIDCKRTGPKKHLLYPKVISCLTELRTMTEEYSKQILQIQDVQPDTISPLIMEVVSKTSCSDV encoded by the exons ATGAGCGAGGAGGCAGCTGGGATCCAAACACTCAGCATGCAAACtgaagaggatgaggatgaggacgaAGAGGGGAAGCAGACGGAGGACGACGAGCCCAGAGTGTGTGGCGTGTGCGGCGATCTGGCCAAGGGTTACCACTTCAACGCCCTGACGTGTGAAGGCTGCAAAGGCTTCTTCAG ACGTACCATAAAGAGGTCGTCACCGCTCCGCTGCCCATTCCTGAACAACTGCGTCATCACAAAAAACAACCGGCGGTCGTGTCAAGCCTGCCGCTTCCATAAATGCCAGGCCATAGGCATGCGCAAAGAGA tggtCATGTCTAAAGAGGAGGTCCTGGAGAGAAGAATCCGtagaaggaagaaaaacacgTGCGATGCACTCACGCAGCTTTCGTCCCAACAAGAAACAATCATTCAGGAGCTTCTCTCCAACCACCGCAGCACGTTTGACTCGGCGTTCTCCCGCTTCACTGGCTTCAGG CCGATGGACAGAGAGATCCTGGCGGAGAGCGAGCCCAACCAGTCAGATCTGCTGACAAACTGCCCGACAAAGACCTGCACCCCAGCTGGGAAATCCTCACCTGACCCCACAATGTCCTCGCACACCTgctccctctcttcctcctcctcgttgtcgtcgtcgtcgtcctcCTCGTTATCTTGTCTCCCTGACtcccctgaaaaacaaaaggactgcaaaagtgacaaaaaacacTGTGTTTACACTGCTCTTCCACACGTGGCCGACCTCACAACCTACATGATCCAAGACATCATTCGTTTTTCCAAAAGTCTTCAGGACTTCAG gtCCCTCACCATTGAGGACCAGATTTCTCTGCTGAAGGGAGCCACGTTTGAAATAATGCAGATTCGCTTCAACATGGTGTTCAATGTATCAACAAGCAACTGGGAATGTGGCCACATTACGTACTGCATCCACGACGGAATGCGAG CCGGTTTCCAGCCGCTCCTCCTCGAGCCCATGTTCAAATTTCACCACACGCTGCGCAAACTggacctgcaggaggaggagtaCGTCCTGATTCAGGCCATGTCCCTGTTCTCTCCAG ATCGTCCAGGAGTGCAGCAACACGGCCCGATCGACAGAGTTCACGAAGACTTGGCCCTCACGCTCAAAACGTGGATCGACTGCAAGAGGACGGGCCCCAAGAAACA CCTGCTGTACCCCAAAGTGATATCCTGCCTGACAGAGCTGAGGACAATGACGGAGGAGTACAGCAAGCAGATTCTGCAGATCCAGGATGTCCAGCCTGACACGATCTCTCCTCTCATTATGGAGGTGGTCAGTAAAACCTCCTGTAGTGACGTTTGA
- the nr1i2 gene encoding nuclear receptor subfamily 1 group I member 2 isoform X3: MRKEMVMSKEEVLERRIRRRKKNTCDALTQLSSQQETIIQELLSNHRSTFDSAFSRFTGFRPMDREILAESEPNQSDLLTNCPTKTCTPAGKSSPDPTMSSHTCSLSSSSSLSSSSSSSLSCLPDSPEKQKDCKSDKKHCVYTALPHVADLTTYMIQDIIRFSKSLQDFRSLTIEDQISLLKGATFEIMQIRFNMVFNVSTSNWECGHITYCIHDGMRAGFQPLLLEPMFKFHHTLRKLDLQEEEYVLIQAMSLFSPDRPGVQQHGPIDRVHEDLALTLKTWIDCKRTGPKKHLLYPKVISCLTELRTMTEEYSKQILQIQDVQPDTISPLIMEVVSKTSCSDV; encoded by the exons ATGCGCAAAGAGA tggtCATGTCTAAAGAGGAGGTCCTGGAGAGAAGAATCCGtagaaggaagaaaaacacgTGCGATGCACTCACGCAGCTTTCGTCCCAACAAGAAACAATCATTCAGGAGCTTCTCTCCAACCACCGCAGCACGTTTGACTCGGCGTTCTCCCGCTTCACTGGCTTCAGG CCGATGGACAGAGAGATCCTGGCGGAGAGCGAGCCCAACCAGTCAGATCTGCTGACAAACTGCCCGACAAAGACCTGCACCCCAGCTGGGAAATCCTCACCTGACCCCACAATGTCCTCGCACACCTgctccctctcttcctcctcctcgttgtcgtcgtcgtcgtcctcCTCGTTATCTTGTCTCCCTGACtcccctgaaaaacaaaaggactgcaaaagtgacaaaaaacacTGTGTTTACACTGCTCTTCCACACGTGGCCGACCTCACAACCTACATGATCCAAGACATCATTCGTTTTTCCAAAAGTCTTCAGGACTTCAG gtCCCTCACCATTGAGGACCAGATTTCTCTGCTGAAGGGAGCCACGTTTGAAATAATGCAGATTCGCTTCAACATGGTGTTCAATGTATCAACAAGCAACTGGGAATGTGGCCACATTACGTACTGCATCCACGACGGAATGCGAG CCGGTTTCCAGCCGCTCCTCCTCGAGCCCATGTTCAAATTTCACCACACGCTGCGCAAACTggacctgcaggaggaggagtaCGTCCTGATTCAGGCCATGTCCCTGTTCTCTCCAG ATCGTCCAGGAGTGCAGCAACACGGCCCGATCGACAGAGTTCACGAAGACTTGGCCCTCACGCTCAAAACGTGGATCGACTGCAAGAGGACGGGCCCCAAGAAACA CCTGCTGTACCCCAAAGTGATATCCTGCCTGACAGAGCTGAGGACAATGACGGAGGAGTACAGCAAGCAGATTCTGCAGATCCAGGATGTCCAGCCTGACACGATCTCTCCTCTCATTATGGAGGTGGTCAGTAAAACCTCCTGTAGTGACGTTTGA
- the nr1i2 gene encoding nuclear receptor subfamily 1 group I member 2 isoform X2, which translates to MSEEAAGIQTLSMQTEEDEDEDEEGKQTEDDEPRVCGVCGDLAKGYHFNALTCEGCKGFFRRTIKRSSPLRCPFLNNCVITKNNRRSCQACRFHKCQAIGMRKEMVMSKEEVLERRIRRRKKNTCDALTQLSSQQETIIQELLSNHRSTFDSAFSRFTGFRPMDREILAESEPNQSDLLTNCPTKTCTPAGKSSPDPTMSSHTCSLSSSSSLSSSSSSSLSCLPDSPEKQKDCKSDKKHCVYTALPHVADLTTYMIQDIIRFSKSLQDFRSLTIEDQISLLKGATFEIMQIRFNMVFNVSTSNWECGHITYCIHDGMRAGFQPLLLEPMFKFHHTLRKLDLQEEEYVLIQAMSLFSPGGGGFVFIQTTRSSRSAATRPDRQSSRRLGPHAQNVDRLQEDGPQETPAVPQSDILPDRAEDNDGGVQQADSADPGCPA; encoded by the exons ATGAGCGAGGAGGCAGCTGGGATCCAAACACTCAGCATGCAAACtgaagaggatgaggatgaggacgaAGAGGGGAAGCAGACGGAGGACGACGAGCCCAGAGTGTGTGGCGTGTGCGGCGATCTGGCCAAGGGTTACCACTTCAACGCCCTGACGTGTGAAGGCTGCAAAGGCTTCTTCAG ACGTACCATAAAGAGGTCGTCACCGCTCCGCTGCCCATTCCTGAACAACTGCGTCATCACAAAAAACAACCGGCGGTCGTGTCAAGCCTGCCGCTTCCATAAATGCCAGGCCATAGGCATGCGCAAAGAGA tggtCATGTCTAAAGAGGAGGTCCTGGAGAGAAGAATCCGtagaaggaagaaaaacacgTGCGATGCACTCACGCAGCTTTCGTCCCAACAAGAAACAATCATTCAGGAGCTTCTCTCCAACCACCGCAGCACGTTTGACTCGGCGTTCTCCCGCTTCACTGGCTTCAGG CCGATGGACAGAGAGATCCTGGCGGAGAGCGAGCCCAACCAGTCAGATCTGCTGACAAACTGCCCGACAAAGACCTGCACCCCAGCTGGGAAATCCTCACCTGACCCCACAATGTCCTCGCACACCTgctccctctcttcctcctcctcgttgtcgtcgtcgtcgtcctcCTCGTTATCTTGTCTCCCTGACtcccctgaaaaacaaaaggactgcaaaagtgacaaaaaacacTGTGTTTACACTGCTCTTCCACACGTGGCCGACCTCACAACCTACATGATCCAAGACATCATTCGTTTTTCCAAAAGTCTTCAGGACTTCAG gtCCCTCACCATTGAGGACCAGATTTCTCTGCTGAAGGGAGCCACGTTTGAAATAATGCAGATTCGCTTCAACATGGTGTTCAATGTATCAACAAGCAACTGGGAATGTGGCCACATTACGTACTGCATCCACGACGGAATGCGAG CCGGTTTCCAGCCGCTCCTCCTCGAGCCCATGTTCAAATTTCACCACACGCTGCGCAAACTggacctgcaggaggaggagtaCGTCCTGATTCAGGCCATGTCCCTGTTCTCTCCAG ggggggggggcttcgtTTTTATTCAAACCACCAGATCGTCCAGGAGTGCAGCAACACGGCCCGATCGACAGAGTTCACGAAGACTTGGCCCTCACGCTCAAAACGTGGATCGACTGCAAGAGGACGGGCCCCAAGAAACA CCTGCTGTACCCCAAAGTGATATCCTGCCTGACAGAGCTGAGGACAATGACGGAGGAGTACAGCAAGCAGATTCTGCAGATCCAGGATGTCCAGCCTGA